One genomic segment of Falco cherrug isolate bFalChe1 chromosome 13, bFalChe1.pri, whole genome shotgun sequence includes these proteins:
- the RNF8 gene encoding E3 ubiquitin-protein ligase RNF8 isoform X2, translating to MAARGASCLVWCLRPVGASGDWLLLEAGTQVTIGRGLDITYQLVSKTCPLMISRKHCVFQQNAEGQWTVKDNKSLNGVWLNKQRLDPSKAYPIAEGDRIQLGVPLENRETAEYEYEVIKEEWEKIRPFLAQRNDLWKAKSSRTKRKFSLEELETSGSEGPSNSRSKRDRVSCDKEFLRKSWGRVEEAKQLTEKMDVKLPSPGPSEEDSGPVHSGPVHSEKVSVPHKDQKGSGLAQSWTGLEMLRKTLVAIMKLKMKVQEKQTEVLNMKQKRRKCAQKEILATEQELRELQDQLCTEQEHQQQQVEELERTFFKEQQKLEGVKRQHGEENLKEQLAQVLQEHHALMEELSRIKKDFEEIIRAKNKELEETKEEKEKVRAQKEEVLNQMNDVLENELQCTICSEHFIEAVTLNCAHSFCSYCINEWTKRKVECPICRQEIKSKTRSLVLDNCIDRMVEKLDVEMKEHRLTVIRERKGERDTECVGETSHRQ from the exons ATGGCGGCTCGCGGGGCTTCGTGCCTGGTCTGGTGCCTCCGCCCGGTCGGGGCCAGCGGCGACTGGCTCCTGCTGGAGGCCGGCACGCAG gtaaCTATAGGCCGAGGATTAGATATCACATACCAGCTGGTGTCAAAAACCTGTCCCTTGATGATCTCTCGTAAGCactgtgttttccagcaaaatgCAGAAGGGCAGTGGACTGTCAAGGATAACAAG AGTCTAAATGGAGTCTGGCTTAACAAACAGCGCCTGGATCCCTCAAAAGCCTATCCTATTGCTGAAGGAGACCGTATACAGTTGGGAGTGCCTTTGGAAAACAGAGAGACTGCTGAATATGAATATGAAGTAATTAAAGAGGAATGGGAGAAAATCAGACCCTTTTTAGCCCAAAGGAATGACCTATGGAAAGCTAAGAGTTCAAGAACTAAACGTAAATTTAGTTTGGAGGAATTGGAGACATCTGGATCAGAAGGCCCTTCAAACTCCAGATCCAAAAGAGACAGAGTGTCCTGTGATAAAGAATTTTTGCGTAAGTCATGGGGAAGGGTGGAAGAGGCCAAACAGTTAACAGAGAAGATGGATGTcaagctgccttctcctggaCCAAGTGAGGAGGATAGTGGTCCAGTGCATAGTGGCCCTGTGCACTCTGAGAAAGTGTCTGTCCCCCATAAGGACCAGAAAGGCTCTGGCCTTGCACAGTCATGGACTGGCTTGGAAATGCTGAGGAAAACCCTAGTAGCTATAATGAAGCTGAAGATGAAAGTGCAGGAGAAGCAGACGGAAGTTCTGAATATGAAGCAGAAGCGCAGGAAGTGTGCTCAGAAGGAGATCCTGGCAACGGAGCAGGAGCTGCGGGAGTTGCAGGACCAGCTGTGCACGGAACAAGagcatcagcagcagcaggtggaaGAGCTGGAAAGGACATTCTTTAAAGAGCAGCAGAAGCTAGAG GGTGTAAAGCGGCAACACGGGGAAGAGAATCTGAAGGAGCAGCTGGCGCAGGTCCTGCAAGAG CATCATGCTTTGATGGAAGAATTGAGCCgtattaaaaaagattttgaggAGATAATCCGAGCCAAGAataaagaactggaagaaaccaaG gaggagaaggaaaaggtgagAGCCCAAAAAGAAGAGGTATTGAATCAGATGAACGATGTGTTGGAGAATGAGTTGCAGTGCACAATCTGTTCTGAGCATTTTATTGAG GCGGTCACTCTCAACTGTGCGCACAGCTTCTGCTCCTACTGTATCAATGAGTGGACAAAACGTAAAGTGGAATGCCccatctgcaggcaggagaTCAAATCAAAGACACGCTCTCTGGTGCTGGATAACTGCATTGACAGGATGGTAGAAAAACTGGATGTGGAAATGAAAGAGCATCGCCTGACTGTTATCAGAGAGCGGAAAGGTGAGAG AGATACAGAATGTGTTGGTGAAACCAGCCACAGACAATGA
- the RNF8 gene encoding E3 ubiquitin-protein ligase RNF8 isoform X1 encodes MAARGASCLVWCLRPVGASGDWLLLEAGTQVTIGRGLDITYQLVSKTCPLMISRKHCVFQQNAEGQWTVKDNKSLNGVWLNKQRLDPSKAYPIAEGDRIQLGVPLENRETAEYEYEVIKEEWEKIRPFLAQRNDLWKAKSSRTKRKFSLEELETSGSEGPSNSRSKRDRVSCDKEFLRKSWGRVEEAKQLTEKMDVKLPSPGPSEEDSGPVHSGPVHSEKVSVPHKDQKGSGLAQSWTGLEMLRKTLVAIMKLKMKVQEKQTEVLNMKQKRRKCAQKEILATEQELRELQDQLCTEQEHQQQQVEELERTFFKEQQKLEGVKRQHGEENLKEQLAQVLQEHHALMEELSRIKKDFEEIIRAKNKELEETKEEKEKVRAQKEEVLNQMNDVLENELQCTICSEHFIEAVTLNCAHSFCSYCINEWTKRKVECPICRQEIKSKTRSLVLDNCIDRMVEKLDVEMKEHRLTVIRERKEIQNVLVKPATDNDSSVNSSIYSILSMSSCDSEDSEEDSYYNESYYII; translated from the exons ATGGCGGCTCGCGGGGCTTCGTGCCTGGTCTGGTGCCTCCGCCCGGTCGGGGCCAGCGGCGACTGGCTCCTGCTGGAGGCCGGCACGCAG gtaaCTATAGGCCGAGGATTAGATATCACATACCAGCTGGTGTCAAAAACCTGTCCCTTGATGATCTCTCGTAAGCactgtgttttccagcaaaatgCAGAAGGGCAGTGGACTGTCAAGGATAACAAG AGTCTAAATGGAGTCTGGCTTAACAAACAGCGCCTGGATCCCTCAAAAGCCTATCCTATTGCTGAAGGAGACCGTATACAGTTGGGAGTGCCTTTGGAAAACAGAGAGACTGCTGAATATGAATATGAAGTAATTAAAGAGGAATGGGAGAAAATCAGACCCTTTTTAGCCCAAAGGAATGACCTATGGAAAGCTAAGAGTTCAAGAACTAAACGTAAATTTAGTTTGGAGGAATTGGAGACATCTGGATCAGAAGGCCCTTCAAACTCCAGATCCAAAAGAGACAGAGTGTCCTGTGATAAAGAATTTTTGCGTAAGTCATGGGGAAGGGTGGAAGAGGCCAAACAGTTAACAGAGAAGATGGATGTcaagctgccttctcctggaCCAAGTGAGGAGGATAGTGGTCCAGTGCATAGTGGCCCTGTGCACTCTGAGAAAGTGTCTGTCCCCCATAAGGACCAGAAAGGCTCTGGCCTTGCACAGTCATGGACTGGCTTGGAAATGCTGAGGAAAACCCTAGTAGCTATAATGAAGCTGAAGATGAAAGTGCAGGAGAAGCAGACGGAAGTTCTGAATATGAAGCAGAAGCGCAGGAAGTGTGCTCAGAAGGAGATCCTGGCAACGGAGCAGGAGCTGCGGGAGTTGCAGGACCAGCTGTGCACGGAACAAGagcatcagcagcagcaggtggaaGAGCTGGAAAGGACATTCTTTAAAGAGCAGCAGAAGCTAGAG GGTGTAAAGCGGCAACACGGGGAAGAGAATCTGAAGGAGCAGCTGGCGCAGGTCCTGCAAGAG CATCATGCTTTGATGGAAGAATTGAGCCgtattaaaaaagattttgaggAGATAATCCGAGCCAAGAataaagaactggaagaaaccaaG gaggagaaggaaaaggtgagAGCCCAAAAAGAAGAGGTATTGAATCAGATGAACGATGTGTTGGAGAATGAGTTGCAGTGCACAATCTGTTCTGAGCATTTTATTGAG GCGGTCACTCTCAACTGTGCGCACAGCTTCTGCTCCTACTGTATCAATGAGTGGACAAAACGTAAAGTGGAATGCCccatctgcaggcaggagaTCAAATCAAAGACACGCTCTCTGGTGCTGGATAACTGCATTGACAGGATGGTAGAAAAACTGGATGTGGAAATGAAAGAGCATCGCCTGACTGTTATCAGAGAGCGGAAAG AGATACAGAATGTGTTGGTGAAACCAGCCACAGACAATGACAGCAGTGTAAATTCTTCCATCTACTCCATCTTGTCGATGAGCAGTTGTGACAGCGAGGACTCTGAGGAGGATTCTTACTATAATGAAAGCTACTATATTATCTAA